The DNA window GATTACCATAAAGATGTaagattttgaaagaaaaacCAATTTCTAGTGATCATGTCTTATCTTCTGAATCGACATATAATCTACAGTAACCAATAGTaggttatttttcatttttcacgctTTAACACTATCACATATATCTAATGATGCATTCAGATAAAAAGTGCAAGTTCCTATTTTTGGGTGCATATATGGGATAAACTATAACAAGGGAGTCAATGGTTGCTGTTACAAAGAAATACCAGTCTTGAACAGGAGAAATTCTTAATTTCTTACATGAACCTAGTTCACCATGTATGATTATGAACATGTGGCGTAAATAGATGAATGAACGAATCAACGAAGTCGCGCATTAAATGGATGGTTTATACTCGTACACGGTGAACTAGATTCATGTAAGAATTTCTCCTTAAACAGCTGAACCAAATAAGCAGAGTAATTTAAGTTCAACATCCTAGTACCAATATCTGTAAAACCTCATCAGGATTTTCAAATGACCTGTTACCGTTTAATTTACATAAGTAACCTACCAAAAGAACACCAATTTCAGCAACTAGTGTCATTGCAGAGAAGAACACACATGGAAAAAGGATTTGTAATCTGACGAGCAATACAATTCAATTGCAAGACTactcaactaaaataaaaacagaaagcAAAAATGAGATTAATAACTGACTGACCTTTCTTATGAGCAATTGAGCGTCCTCTTTGGACATGGGAGGCTGAAGAGGAGAGAGAGGAGTACACTCTTGTTGAGCAAGAGAGAGAGCAGAGAGTCTAGGAATTAGAATTTTATGCTCTGTATTAAAACTTCCCAACACCTTATCTCCAAATTGGCTTTCTATCTCCTCCGGGAATGGGTCTCTCGCTCCAAAATCACCCAGAAAGTCCCCTGCCGTAGCCCGAGTTTTCATTCTACTGTTCCTCGTCAGAACAGAGACACCGTGTCGGTGATGACGTGGAAGGCAGCGAGGTTTGGTAAGGGAAGGAAGAGAGAAGGAGAGATGAGTGGCTGCCATTATTAGCAGACAAAAGAGAGAAGAAGATGATAGATTTTAAGACACTGGTCTTACTCTTATCTGGTAGTTAGGATGTTGTGTCGTATTGCAAGCCAACGAAACGACCTGCCGT is part of the Mercurialis annua linkage group LG3, ddMerAnnu1.2, whole genome shotgun sequence genome and encodes:
- the LOC126671892 gene encoding probable pterin-4-alpha-carbinolamine dehydratase, chloroplastic, whose product is MAATHLSFSLPSLTKPRCLPRHHRHGVSVLTRNSRMKTRATAGDFLGDFGARDPFPEEIESQFGDKVLGSFNTEHKILIPRLSALSLAQQECTPLSPLQPPMSKEDAQLLIRKVIGWKILEEKDGLKLQCLWKLRDFKSGVELINRINKVTEAFGHFPDLHLEQSIQVRAELWTESIGGLSLNDFIIAAKIDDIKTSDLVPRRRVWA